In the genome of Cryptococcus deuterogattii R265 chromosome 6, complete sequence, one region contains:
- a CDS encoding RNA polymerase II-associated factor 1 — protein MSKKSDLLVRVRYLNPLPNPPFPPKLLNVNTNISRLGEPSYLDQLAATTPLPMLVDSEMGMPLDLNVYDGAWDGKDQSLNPIPDSDRVHHPVDLTLLAPFNPPSASNNDLKSAPSSNEVSWMRNSSYLTRRNNVKRKDAAENREEVAVDASEAAQLLMIEKTFLDVTSQELNQLEHPNPKKRHLKVVESYDVLPDDEAWPNNYILLRFPERPSAATAVNPAAGASSPRLSKSILRPIVQDDQQMMEFYLPQEEDLSKLDEAYGRAVDEEPLEKIMRLNAENPNDPEIDHIFPNVYYDRIRTYEVVSTLAPKKEILVSFQEAEESDNEPAAKKRKGVYYKEINFRTLLRKTRTKPHDEVDGQSDRWDKSRVGFRLPSQADIDHRDEAKGQVADPTWANEELRRIHGGDNMAEGQGEAIDDEEVEVDEGAIEAERRAHDGSE, from the exons ATGTCCAAGAAGTCTGATCTCCTCGTCCGTGTACGATACCTCAACCCGCTCCCGAATCCTCCGTTCCCTCCAAAACTCCTCAATGTCAATACAAACATATCAAGGCTAGGAGAACCCTCCTACCTCGACCAGCTAGCAGCCACCACTCCCCTTCCTATGCTCGTTGATTCAGAGATGGGTATGCCTCTGGACTTGAACGTTTATGATGGCGCatgggatggaaaggatcAAT CTTTAAATCCTATCCCTGACTCCGATAGAGTCCATCACCCTGTAGATCTCACTTTACTTGCACCTTTCAACCCTCCGTCGGCATCAAATAATGATCTCAAATCAGCCCCCTCGAGCAACGAAGTGTCTTGGATGAGAAATTCCAGCTATCTTACGAGAAGAAACAATGTCAAAAGGAAGGATGCTGCGGAAAACAGAGAGGAAGTTGCTGTCGATGCCTCGGAGGCAGCCCAGTTGCTGATGATCGAAAAAACATTTTTGGATGTAACTTCCCAAGAACTGAATCAGTTAGAACATCCTAATCCGAAAAAGAGACATTTGAAGGTCGTCGAG AGTTACGACGTCTTgccagatgatgaagcatGGCCAAACAACtacattcttcttcgattCCCTGAGCGACCGTCCGCAGCGACAGCAGTT AATCCCGCGGCGGGCGCGTCTTCCCCTCGTCTTTCCAAATCTATTCTACGTCCTATCGTCCAAGATGATcagcagatgatggagtTCTATCTTCCCCAGGAGGAAGACCTTTCTAAGCTGGACGAGGCTTATGGGCGCGCCGTGGATGAAGAACctttggagaagatcatgCGACTGAATGCAGAAAATCCCAACGATCCAGAGATTGATCATATCTTTCCA AATGTCTATTATGACCGCATACGTACATACGAAGTTGTTTCTACATTGGCACCCAAGAAAGAGATACTCGTTTCCTTCCAGGAAGCCGAAGAAAGTGACAATGAGCCGGCTGctaagaagagaaagggtgTCTATTACAAAGAAATCAATTTCCGAACCCTTCTGAGAAAGACCAGGACTAAG CCGCATGACGAGGTCGATGGACAATCCGACAGATGGGATAAGAGTCGCGTGGGCTTCAGATTGCCTAGCCAAGCGGACATTGACCATCGTGATGAAGCTAAAGGCCAAGTTGCTGATCCCACATGGGCAAATGAAGAACTCAGACGTATACACGGCGGCGACAATATGGctgaagggcaaggggaaGCAattgatgacgaagaagtgga
- a CDS encoding serine/threonine-protein kinase ATR — protein MAPLATQYDIQGADLQSLLPRLLSEGLTPSGDQQQSNPGDLVQVLLEHCILKPLSLKSAVDAQQANYTLAIIKRQATLSLKFLTEAYHQAPFYQWLIPRLLQIACSSIASIPTDESVQVTAYIIQTLGRDQPDDEDTWAKGPGRAAQILSHLTLFCQDVIDGKKATLFGFAELPSDLSALLSIVSVILQLDLPFALSFLSTACAQLSEASRLIDTSESQLKYIQTVNAALGRNIHQGLTKACAYVSSIDIVDGADGKIALMMFYEKMASAHETLKYDIWWSLLRQCGTLDIKDDSIGFPGICQLLTPVSPRLSCETIKQIVGLDQIKDWERIAQEISIETGNSVKLDTISAFLQKDVQKSRKRKRRASKDLIANLHELLPDLPDPPEGSTISDVLLQNSSSLSAIAHLMPQIVRLAVGEHIRQPGPTSNAFDPKILELWVKVNVFDLSMMNALSSIIDHAPSAAIAAEFQSLEIIYEKIVKGLNARERPMRVAAGRTLSLLFKAQNAGVDHIIAEKNRQRYIEAASTPLRSAATAETAVLLLGDLGRLSQGESLCLVLQLLLRQLGSYNAPLRSLAYTELVGLAKHHRKTPYTLLSPFLDRISVLLADNIIRSPYMISETMQFIGSTRQNFLHTTLPHILPALVLSRNREALIHVASIVKQRLGRLFMDHTAGILAQVFLHPQQTADSLDFLVDLIRSMTHGYSENEPLITVESLMGSCMVDLMVILVVELGDQDKAVRRAAKLGLSKAMAYQRTGTDLGAFLKPYMLGVISQLNDMLHDVLGKKSVEYKKKIIRSMGVLIKLVGDSMSSFSPQIMASLQSTLGIKELRHETLNTWAVFTSTLKYADVGPFVGRTTGALVANWPTFDKSAKSIAIRIIDEIADSANDLSQFVEEVVGMDHIDELQRAASLLTAQRKKWPIDVRITKVLDRVASKNIAISLASIRELRLLLLTHQQSIQDLVKGDTFNSVAARLMSTLLSIATRDGDCQELRDLSYECLGIIGALDPDRLGFHVESNTLTIASNFADHKESLDFALHLVRDLLVDAFRATNDTKHQNHLAFAIQELLRFCGFSLKVIHPASKIDPSIRQRWQSLPKDQLETLTPLLESRFTLHDVSFRTFSHPIYVTAPTYREWLQRWATALISKVMSMPDTDRSVSDSKAIFGVFCGVLRNQDVSVAHHILPHLVLNVLLSGVREYRDEICLEIKTVLQDQVQPTSPADRRSLSAQVIFDLMDHLSKWLRLQRVKGSNQDRGERSKVVEGVLSSIETELMAHAALQSKAYARSLRSFEERIIQLRKERKDTAELQTYFERLHQIYAELDEPDGMEGVSAFVISPSLEHQIREHESTGRWTSAQSCWEVRLQQSPDDPTLHVGLLKCLRNLGHYDTLRTHIRGVITRHPDWSLQLAPFAAEAAWIIGDWDTVRQVGPDCPPIGQALLALHEDDDLSSVLTRVRREVGAGITGKGYTPVYEALLQLHLVQEIAMIQDTKKEIQIVSKSKNRHKVVQQHVRQLTASLDSRFYTTSPAFRVREAILSIRRTALGLMNTPSLNPEIGDAWILSSKIARKAGYEQTAYSATLQAREADAPFAFVQEAKLRRAQGSVFKALTDLQNTLAPLATDSKANENSEDESFRRSRDLAKAVLLLARWANETDRFDQNEIVRRYTQAITLCDTLESPYYHLGHFYDGQVGDPAQKIIYNYHTCNYYSIALRHGVKYIFQTMPRMLTLWLDLGDTKDAKKKKFISKIHSVVGEAAHDLPAYQFYTAFPQIVSRIVHPSTDVSRILRSIMVRVISEYPQQALWPMVGVMKSCQDERRHACLAVFQRATSISTTIRDADIFSSTLLKFTDHKIDGRKREKSIQSHFPYVKSAFPTKMILPLQDALTCSLPTSSDTVKTHNPFPNAPIEIHDVEDRVDIMPSLQRPKKLVFIGSDGKAYPFLCKPHDDLRKDARVMDLNSMINKLLKSASESRRRQLYVRTYAVMPLNEECGLLEWVTNTHGFKGIVETNYGRQNKKIFINEVIDLLTSTRKQCPPEALTAVFKDKVLPLYQPTVFHEWFLTSWPEPSAWLSSRLAYSRTLAVMSMIGYILGLGDRHGENILFDGLSGDTVHVDLNCLFEKGKTLEIPERVPFRLTHNMVDALGVTGVEGVFRKAAEITMSILRSNSDSLMSVLEAFVHDPLVEWTSRGRGKSDPRDIRSNADKNLHPIKRKLRGVMNEGTVVSVPNQVETLIKEATSPRNLGAMYVGWAPWL, from the exons ATGGCGCCGCTTGCCACACAGTACGACATACAGGGAGCCGACCTCCAgtccctccttcctcgcctCCTCAGCGAAGGTCTCACTCCATCGGGAGATCAACAGCAATCGAATCCAGGCGATCTCGTCCAAGTCCTGCTGGAGCACTGCATTCTCAAGCCTCTGTCACTGAAAAGTGCAGTAGATGCTCAACAGGCCAATTATACCCTTGCCATCATCAAGCGACAAGCAACTCTCTCTCTTAAGTTTCTGACGGAAGCATACCATCAGGCACCCTTTTATCAATGGCTGATCCCTAGGCTGTTGCAGATAGCTTGTTCATCAATCGCATCCATTCCTACAGATGAATCGGTGCAGGTGACTGCATATATCATCCAGACACTAGGACGAGACCAGCCCGACGATGAGGATACATGGGCTAAGGGGCCAGGAAGGGCAGCGCAGATACTGAGCCATTTGACTTTGTTTTGTCAAG ACGTGAtagatgggaagaaagcAACTCTTTTCGGCTTTGCCGAACTTCCAAGCGACCTTTCCGCCCTGTTATCAATTGTATCTGTCATACTTCAGCTCGATCTCCCTTTTGCGTTATCATTCCTCTCGACAGCTTGCGCCCAGCTTTCCGAGGCCAGCCGTTTAATAGATACATCAGAATCACAATTAAAATACATACAGACAGTGAACGCAGCCCTTGGACGGAATATCCATCAAGGACTGACCAAGGCTTGCGCGTATGTCTCAAGTATTGATATTGTCGATGGTGCGGACGGAAAAATCGCGCTAATGATGTTCTATGAGAAAATGGCGTCTGCCCACGAGACACTGAAATATGATATATGGTGGTCGCTTTTACGCCAATGCGGGACTCTAGATATTAAGGACGATTCTATCGGTTTCCCCGGAATTTGCCAGCTTTTGACTCCTGTATCCCCTCGTCTTTCTTGCGAGACTATCAAACAAATAGTCGGCCTAGATCAAATCAAGGACTGGGAACGAATAGCCCAAGAGATCTCCATAGAAACAGGCAACTCGGTCAAGCTTGATACTATATCTGCTTTTTTGCAAAAGGATGTTCAAAAAtccaggaagaggaaaaggagagcaaGCAAGGATTTGATCGCAAACCTTCATGAACTTCTCCCGGATCTCCCTGACCCTCCGGAAGGAAGCACTATATCTGATGTACTTCTTCAGAATTC TTCATCCTTGTCTGCCATCGCGCACCTCATGCCCCAAATTGTTCGCTTAGCCGTTGGCGAACATATTCGCCAGCCAGGTCCTACATCCAATGCCTTTGATCCAAAGATCCTGGAGCTATGGGTCAAAGTCAATGTGTTCGATCTATCAATGATGAATGCACTGAGCAGCATAATCGATCATGCCCCATCTGCCGCGATAGCTGCAGAATTTCAAAGCTTGGAAATTATCTATGAAAAGATCGTGAAGGGTTTAAATGCACGTGAACGTCCTATGAGAGTAGCTGCTGG TCGAACGTTGTCTCTTTTATTCAAGGCTCAAAATGCTGGCGTGGATCACATCATCGCCGAAAAAAATCGGCAAAGATACATCGAGGCTGCATCCACCCCGCTTCGATCTGCAGCAACTGCCGAAACTGCCGTGCTTTTGCTCGGTGACCTCGGCAGGCTTTCTCAGGGAGAGTCACTATGCTTAGTTCTGCAGTTACTTCTACGCCAGCTCGGATCGTACAATGCCCCTCTTAGGTCCCTTGCTTACACAGAG CTCGTTGGCCTGGCTAAACATCACCGTAAAACACCTTACACTCTTTTGTCTCCATTCCTCGATCGCATCAGTGTACTCCTGGCCGACAATATCATTCGCTCTCCCTATATGATCTCCGAGACCATGCAGTTCATCGGTTCCACTCGACAGAACTTTTTGCACACAACATTGCCGCATATACTACCAGCGCTTGTACTGTCGCGCAACCGAGAAGCCCTAATACATGTGGCAAGTATCGTAAAGCAAAGATTAGGTCGTTTGTTTATGGACCACACTGCTGGTATCCTCGCCCAAGtttttctccatccacAACAAACGGCTGACAGCCTTGACTTCCTTGTCGACCTCATTCGAAGCATGACTCATGGTTATTCTGAGAATGAGCCTCTAATCACAGTAGAATCTCTCATGGGATCTTGTATGGTCGACCTCATGGTGATTCTCGTCGTTGAATTGGGTGACCAAGACAAAGCCGTCAGAAGAGCTGCAAAGTTAGGGTTGAGCAAGGCCATGGCATATCAACGGACAGGTACCGACCTAGGAGCATTTCTTAAGCCGTATATGCTTGGAGTCATTTCTCAACTCAATGATATGTTGCATGACGTGCTAGGCAAAAAGTCGGTAGAAtacaaaaagaaaattaTCAGAAGCATGGGCGTCTTAATCAAACTAGTCGGGGATTCAATGTCGTCTTTTTCACCACAG ATCATGGCGAGCTTGCAAAGCACCCTTGGTATCAAAGAGCTCCGTCATGAAACTCTTAACACCTGGGCAGTCTTCACTTCCACTCTCAAATACGCCGATGTTGGTCCATTTGTAGGCCGCACTACTGGCGCATTAGTGGCAAATTGGCCCACATTTGACAAGAGCGCGAAATCTATCGCCATTCGAATCATCGATGAGATCGCCGACAGTGCAAACGATCTTAGTCAATTCGTCGAAGAAGTTGTAGGCATGGATCATATCGACGAGCTTCAGAGAGCTGCCAGTCTGTTGACTGCTCAGCGGAAGAAATGGCCGATTGATGTTCGTATTACAAAAGTGCTTGACCGGGTTGCCAGTAAGAACATAGCGATCTCGTTGGCCTCTATTCGAGAGCTGAGACTGCTACTGCTTACTCATCAACAGAGCATCCAGGATCTTGTGAAGGGAGACACTTTTAATTCGGTTGCCGCCCGACTTATGTCGACCCTTTTATCAATTGCAacaagagatggagattgtCAGGAGTTGAGGGATCTCAGCTATGAATGTTTGGGTATTATCGGTGCATTGGATCCTGATCGTCTGGGATTCCACGTCGAAAGTAATACGCTTACTATTGCCTCGAACTTCGCGGATCACAAGGAGTCACTCGATTTTGCCCTTCACCTTGTGCGCGACCTTCTCGTGGATGCCTTTCGGGCCACCAACGATACGAAGCATCAAAACCATCTTGCTTTTGCTATACAAGAGCTACTTCGTTTTTGTGGTTTTTCGCTGAAAGTTATCCACCCAGCAAGTAAAATTGATCCTTCAATCCGACAACGATGGCAAAGCCTCCCAAAAGATCAGCTCGAAACCTTGACACCACTCCTCGAATCGCGCTTTACCCTGCATGATGTCTCTTTTCGCACCTTCTCTCACCCCATATATGTAACCGCCCCAACATATCGCGAATGGCTTCAGCGCTGGGCCACCGCTCTTATTAGCAAAGTGATGTCAATGCCCGATACTGATCGCTCCGTTAGCGATAGCAAAGCTATCTTCGGTGTTTTTTGTGGCGTCCTGAGAAATCAAGACGTCAGTGTAGCCCACCacatccttcctcatctggTTCTCAATGTTCTACTCTCTGGCGTCCGCGAGTACCGTGACGAGATTTGCCTTGAAATTAAAACTGTCTTGCAAGATCAAGTACAGCCTACTAGTCCGGCAGACAGGCGATCACTCAGTGCACAGGTTATTTTCGACCTGATGGACCATCTGAGTAAATGGTTGCGATTACAGCGTGTGAAGGGTAGCAACCAAGATCGAGGAGAAAGGTCTAAAGTCGTTGAAGGGGTATTGTCTAGTATAGAAACCGAGCTCATGGCACATGCTGCTTTGCAGAGCAAGGCATATGCGAGGTCTCTGAGGAGTTTTGAGGAAAGGATCATCCAActaaggaaggaaagaaaagatacTGCGGAGTTGCAAACATATTTTGAGCGGCTGCATCAAATTTATGCGGAGTTAGATGAGCCAGATGGAATGGAGGGTGTTTCCGCATTTGTTATTTCACCTTCTTTAGAACATCAAATCAGGGAACATGAGAGCACAGGAAGATGGACATCTGCGCAAAGTTGCTGGGAGGTACGATTGCAACAATCTCCGGATGACCCGACGTTACACGTTGGACTTTTGAAGTGCCTTAGAAATCTTGGACATTATG ACACCCTCCGAACTCATATCCGGGGAGTCATTACTCGCCATCCAGATTGGTCACTTCAACTAGCCCCGTTTGCTGCAGAGGCTGCATGGATCATCGGTGATTGGGATACTGTCCGCCAGGTTGGTCCAGACTGCCCACCTATCGGCCAGGCCCTGCTTGCTCTccatgaagatgatgacctCTCATCTGTTCTCACTCGAGTGCGCCGTGAAGTAGGGGCCGGTATTACTGGAAAAGGTTACACACCTGTATATGAGGCactcctccagctccaccTTGTACAAGAGATTGCTATGATTCAAGACACGAAAAAAGAGATTCAAATCGTTAGTAAGAGCAAGAATCGCCATAAAGTCGTCCAGCAACACGTGCGCCAGCTTACTGCCTCACTTGACTCGAGATTCTATACAACGTCTCCCGCCTTTCGAGTGCGAGAAGCTATTCTCAGCATACGTCGCACAGCACTGGGTCTCATGAACACACCCTCACTTAACCCCGAGATAGGAGATGCTTGGATTCTTAGCTCGAAAATAGCTAGAAAGGCAGGCTATGAGCAGACGGCATATAGCGCCACTTTACAAGCCAGAGAGGCAGATGCACCATTCGCATTCGTACAAGAGGCAAAACTTCGTCGTGCTCAAGGCAGTGTTTTCAAAGCATTGACAGACCTTCAGAATACTTTGGCGCCTTTGGCTACTGATAGCAAAGCCAATGAAAATAGCGAGGACGAATCATTTCGAAGGAGCAGGGATCTGGCAAAA GCTGTGCTTCTGCTTGCAAGATGGGCGAATGAAACAGACAGATTCGATCAGAATGAAATAGTCAGGCGCTATACTCAAGCTATTACGCTATGTGATAC CCTAGAATCTCCTTACTATCATCTGGGTCATTTTTACGATGGTCAGGTTGGTGACCCTGCACAGAA AATAATCTACAATTATCATACTTGCAATTACTACAGTATAGCTCTGCGTCACGGGGTGAAATACATCTTCCAGACAATGCCCAGGATGCTCACTCTATGGTTGGATCTGGGAGACACCAAAGACGCCAAAAA AAAAAAATTCATTTCCAAAATTCATTCTGTGGTCGGCGAAGCTGCTCATGATCTACCAGCATACCAG TTTTACACTGCTTTCCCTCAAATCGTTTCTCGGATTGTCCACCCTAGCACAGATGTTTCAAGGATTCTGCGATCAATCATGGTCCGCGTAATCTCTGAGTACCCTCAACAGGCTCTATGGCCAATGGTTGGTGTCATGAAATCCTGTCAAGACGAAAGACGACACGCCTGTTTAGCAGTCTTTCAAAGGGCAACT TCTATTTCGACAACAATCAGAGATGCAGATATCTTTTCAAGCACTCTGTTGAAATTTACTGATCACAAGATAGACGGCCGCAAGCGAGAGAAATCAATCCAATCCCATTTTCCCTATGTAAAATCCGCCTTTCCTACTAAGATGATATTGCCTCTTCAAGACGCGTTGACGTGTAGTCTGCCCACATCTTCTGACACTGTCAAGACTCACAATCCGTTCCCTAACGCACCGATAGAAATTCACG ATGTCGAGGACCGCGTGGACATCATGCCTTCACTCCAGAGACCCAAGAAACTTGTGTTCATAGGCAGCGATGGCAAAGCGTacccttttctttgcaaGCCGCACGACGATCTGAGAAAGGATGCGCGCGTCATGGATCTAAATTCCATGATCAACAAACTCTTAAAAAGTGCCTCAGAGTCGAGAAGACGTCAACTTT ACGTTCGGACCTATGCTGTCATGCCGCTGAATGAAGAGTGTGGTTTGCTGGAGTGGGTGACTAATACTCACGGATTCAAGGGCATTGTGGAAACCAACTACGGTCGCCAGAATAAGAAGATTTTT ATCAACGAAGTGATCGATTTGCTTACTTCAACGAGGAAACAATGCCCACCAGAAGCCCTTACAGCCGTCTTTAAGGATAAAGTTTTGCCGCT TTATCAGCCGACAGTCTTTCATGAATGGTTTTTGACATCCTGGCCAGAACCTTCAGCATGGTTGTCCAGTCGTTTAGCCTATAGTCGCACATTGGCCGTCATGTCCATGATCGGCTACATTCTAGG TCTCGGTGATCGACATGGTGAAAATATCTTGTTCGACGGACTTTCAGGGGATACTGTACATGTCGATCTTAATTGTTTGTTCGAAAAG GGCAAGACCCTTGAGATCCCCGAACGTGTACCTTTCCGATTAACGCATAACATGGTCGATGCCTTGGGAGTAACGGGTGTTGAAG GTGTGTTTCGCAAAGCTGCAGAGATAACTATGAGTATCCTTCGTTCAAACAGCGACTCTTTGATGAGTGTCTTGGAGGCTTTTGTCCACGACCCACTCGTTGAATGGACCAGTAGA GGCCGTGGGAAGTCAGATCCCAGAGATATTCGAAGTAATGCCGATAAAAACCTCCATCCTATCAAACGCAAACTTCGAGGAGTGATGAACGAAGGCACAGTCGTTTCCGTGCCCAATCAGGTTGAAACCTTGATTAAGGAAGCTACCTCTCCTAGGAATCTC GGTGCAATGTATGTTGGGTGGGCCCCATGGTTGTAA
- a CDS encoding 50S small subunit ribosomal protein L6e, whose product MARSKPLAPHVGRLSRSQVAAKRGLFKGQKTGTASAKTETPAFTEKKVGGKANGEKRLVPTNKASKYYPAEDVRKPKVSRKTPGKAVLRSSITPGTVLILLAGRFSGKRVVFLKQLDSGLLLVSGPHKLNGVPLRRVSQAYVIATSTKVDISGVSIPESINDAYFAKAKAAKASKEGEFFGEGKEKKAFPEEKKAEQKAVDAALIASIKKVENLSKYLKSSWGLSKSDRFHELKF is encoded by the exons ATGGCTCGTTCTAAGCCTCTCGCCCCCCACGTCGGTCGTCTCTCTCGAAGCCAGGTTGCCGCCAAACGAGGCCTCTTCAAGG GCCAGAAGACCGGCACCGCTTCCGCCAAGACTGAGACCCCTGCGTTcacggagaagaaggtcggCGGCAAGGCGAACGGCGAGAAGCGATTGGTCCCCACCAACAAGGCTTCCAAGTACTACCCTGCTGAGGATGTCCGCAAGCCCAAGGTATCTCGAAAGACCCCTGGCAAGGCTGTTCTTCGTTCCAGCATCACCCCCGGTACCGTTCTTATCCTCCTTGCTGGTCGATTCTCCGGCAAGCGAGttgtcttcctcaagcAGCTCGACTCTGGCTTGCTTTTGGTCTCTGGCCCCCACAA GCTCAACGGTGTCCCTCTTCGTCGAGTGAGCCAGGCCTATGTCATTGCCACCTCTACCAAGGTCGACATCTCCGGTGTCTCTATCCCTGAGTCTATCAACGATGCCTACTTCGCTAAGGCCAAGGCCGCCAAGGCTTCTAAGGAAGGAGAATTCTTCggtgaaggcaaggagaagaaggcgttccctgaggagaagaaggccgagCAAAAG GCCGTTGACGCTGCTCTTATCGCTTCCAtcaagaaggttgagaaCCTTTCCAAGTACTTGAAGTCTTCTTGGGGTCTTTCCAAGAGCGACCGATTCCATGAGCTCAAGTTCTAG